A window of the Candidatus Hydrogenedentota bacterium genome harbors these coding sequences:
- a CDS encoding PQQ-like beta-propeller repeat protein, with product MSRCLCVAAAALAACGTGSPWCGAADWPQMGGPNRDYVSPETGIARHWPEGGPRVLWTVALGAGYGAASVRDGEVYVLDREGEARDILRCFGLESGAELWQYAYDAPGSVSHDGSRTAPTIDEEHVYSVGLTGRMTCVDRKTHAPVWSRDLLADFGIELPGWGVAQAPSLYKDLVIVAPQARDAFVAAFRKHTGELVWKTASLGLVGYSTPVIRTLDGVDQAIMVSACAKDGSVTGKVAGIGLENGALLWEYDGWHCSIPIPYVTALPGDRLFITGGYGAGSVMLQVKKWESGFVISELFKTDRCGSQIHQPLFFEDHLYVNSNSNEREDGMMCLAPDGEVKWKTRSDRSLPRFERGPLLLADGLIFNLDGRTGVLHLVEPSPDGYKELARAEVLGGKEIWAPMALSGGRLIIRSQSEMKCLDVRTP from the coding sequence ATGTCTCGATGCTTGTGTGTAGCGGCAGCGGCGTTGGCGGCGTGCGGGACGGGATCCCCATGGTGCGGCGCGGCGGACTGGCCGCAGATGGGCGGCCCCAACCGCGACTATGTCTCGCCGGAGACGGGTATCGCGCGTCACTGGCCGGAGGGCGGGCCGAGAGTGCTGTGGACGGTGGCGCTGGGCGCGGGCTATGGCGCGGCATCGGTACGGGACGGCGAAGTATATGTGCTGGACCGCGAAGGCGAAGCGCGGGATATCCTGCGATGTTTCGGTTTGGAGAGCGGAGCGGAGCTGTGGCAGTACGCTTATGATGCGCCGGGCAGCGTCAGCCATGACGGCTCGCGCACGGCGCCGACAATCGACGAGGAACATGTCTATTCCGTGGGTTTGACCGGGCGCATGACCTGCGTGGACCGCAAGACGCACGCGCCGGTCTGGTCAAGGGATCTGCTCGCGGATTTCGGGATTGAGCTTCCGGGCTGGGGCGTAGCGCAGGCGCCGTCCCTCTACAAGGACCTCGTCATCGTCGCGCCGCAGGCGCGGGACGCCTTTGTCGCGGCGTTCCGGAAGCACACCGGGGAACTCGTCTGGAAAACGGCTTCGCTCGGGCTGGTCGGCTATTCGACGCCGGTTATCCGCACGCTGGACGGCGTCGACCAGGCGATCATGGTGAGCGCGTGCGCGAAGGACGGCAGCGTAACGGGCAAGGTGGCCGGGATCGGCCTCGAAAACGGCGCCTTGCTCTGGGAGTACGACGGCTGGCACTGCTCGATTCCGATACCGTATGTGACGGCGTTGCCGGGCGACCGGTTGTTCATCACGGGCGGCTACGGCGCGGGCTCCGTGATGCTGCAGGTGAAGAAATGGGAATCGGGGTTCGTAATCAGCGAGCTTTTCAAGACGGACCGGTGCGGCAGCCAGATCCATCAGCCGCTGTTTTTCGAGGACCATCTTTACGTGAACAGCAATTCGAACGAGCGCGAAGACGGGATGATGTGTCTCGCGCCCGACGGCGAGGTCAAATGGAAGACCCGGTCGGACCGTTCGCTGCCACGCTTCGAGCGGGGCCCGCTGCTGCTGGCGGATGGATTGATCTTCAACCTGGACGGGCGGACGGGCGTGCTGCATCTGGTCGAGCCGTCGCCAGACGGATACAAGGAACTGGCGCGGGCGGAGGTCTTGGGGGGGAAGGAAATCTGGGCGCCCATGGCTTTGTCCGGGGGGCGTCTCATCATCCGTAGCCAGAGCGAGATGAAATGTCTCGATGTCCGCACGCCATGA
- a CDS encoding NHL repeat-containing protein — MEDTSKRLIPAWVWTILALAGVGLAAAFALSDRRPEPGRSLEYDVSGYARVDASRVCFHEVARQALKLEAPRALCADADGRVFVAGRDAVVALDRDGNETARYAVPGTPECLASGADGRLYVGMQRYILVLDGQGKEMSRWQDLGGRAWLTSLAAGEDYVYAADAGNRVVLVFDHAGTITGRIGERDPETGAPGFVVPSPYFDVMLDASGALWVVNPGKHGIEHYRPDGTLVSAWYKPGMGLEEFSGCCNPVHAAIRSDGSLVTMEKGLNRVKLYAPDRSLAGVVAASSGLSLSAAAGQSCEEDCPVKDLAVDSDGRVLLLHGKRNELIVFEQNGGSA; from the coding sequence GTGGAAGACACGTCGAAACGGCTCATCCCCGCATGGGTGTGGACCATTCTGGCGCTTGCGGGCGTCGGGCTGGCGGCGGCATTCGCGTTGAGTGACCGCCGCCCCGAGCCCGGGCGGTCGCTCGAATACGATGTGTCCGGCTACGCGCGCGTGGACGCGTCGCGGGTCTGCTTTCATGAGGTGGCGCGGCAGGCATTGAAACTCGAAGCGCCCCGCGCGCTGTGCGCGGACGCGGACGGACGCGTTTTCGTGGCGGGCCGCGACGCCGTGGTTGCCCTGGACCGGGACGGAAACGAGACGGCGCGATATGCCGTTCCCGGCACGCCGGAATGCCTCGCCAGCGGCGCGGATGGGCGGCTTTACGTGGGCATGCAGCGTTACATCCTCGTGCTGGACGGGCAGGGCAAAGAGATGAGCCGGTGGCAAGACCTGGGCGGCCGCGCCTGGCTGACGTCGCTGGCCGCCGGCGAGGATTATGTCTACGCGGCGGATGCGGGCAACCGCGTCGTGCTGGTATTCGACCATGCGGGCACTATCACCGGCCGTATCGGCGAACGCGACCCGGAAACCGGCGCGCCCGGCTTCGTCGTGCCCAGTCCCTATTTCGACGTGATGCTCGATGCATCGGGCGCGTTGTGGGTGGTGAATCCCGGAAAGCACGGCATCGAGCACTATCGTCCCGACGGAACGCTCGTCAGCGCCTGGTATAAGCCGGGCATGGGCCTTGAGGAGTTCAGCGGCTGCTGCAACCCGGTTCACGCGGCCATCCGGAGCGACGGTTCGCTCGTGACGATGGAGAAAGGGCTGAACCGCGTCAAATTGTACGCGCCGGACCGGTCCCTGGCGGGCGTGGTGGCGGCGTCCAGCGGGCTTTCTCTTTCGGCCGCGGCGGGGCAGTCCTGTGAGGAGGATTGCCCCGTGAAAGACCTTGCGGTGGACTCGGACGGGCGGGTGTTGCTGTTGCATGGGAAGCGGAATGAACTGATTGTTTTTGAGCAGAACGGCGGTTCTGCCTGA
- a CDS encoding (2Fe-2S)-binding protein, producing the protein MAILTINGERAETRDGATLLEAARAAGFDVPTLCFLEETGALTSCMLCVVKDLATGRLVPACATQAVDGMDIVTEDAEIAAARKEVLYLLLNEHVGDCEAPCSRLCPAGLNVPRMLRYIDAGDLDAAAALAWRDLVFPGTLGRVCTAPCERVCRRSQYDGPIAIRDTHRALSERPVPAEAPRAPSGKSVGIVGGGLAGLSAAALCARNGHACCVYERGPRMCARLYGLDESALPAAVLDREMDALRGAGVTFALGREIAADTAMESLLAQHDAVIVACALPVQRDARIFTAVEEPLHVRAVGSGKRAAMAVERWFLGLPEGGHKPFNSTLGNRLHAEDLEPFAVERLRKPERQSAAEPLAAEAARCLHCDCHKIHSCKLRQYAEAYGLGPQIHRTMMRGPIAPIMRHATVQFEPGKCVKCGICVAMTQAAGLEFGMTFTGRGLESRVCAAMRETLDAGLGPVAEACARACPTAALALRGMEETS; encoded by the coding sequence GTGGCAATCCTCACCATCAACGGGGAAAGGGCGGAAACACGCGACGGAGCGACGTTGCTCGAGGCGGCGCGCGCGGCCGGGTTCGACGTGCCCACGCTGTGTTTCCTCGAAGAGACGGGCGCGCTGACCTCGTGCATGCTGTGCGTCGTCAAGGACCTCGCCACCGGACGGCTCGTGCCCGCATGCGCGACGCAGGCCGTGGACGGCATGGACATTGTCACGGAGGACGCCGAGATTGCCGCCGCACGAAAGGAAGTGCTGTACCTGCTCCTGAACGAGCATGTGGGTGATTGCGAAGCACCGTGCTCGCGGCTGTGCCCCGCGGGACTCAATGTGCCGCGCATGCTCCGCTACATTGACGCGGGCGACCTGGACGCGGCGGCGGCGCTCGCCTGGCGCGACCTCGTTTTTCCGGGCACGCTGGGACGGGTCTGCACCGCGCCCTGCGAACGCGTTTGCCGCAGAAGCCAGTACGACGGCCCGATAGCCATCCGCGACACGCACCGCGCGCTTTCGGAGCGGCCTGTGCCGGCGGAGGCCCCGCGCGCGCCGAGCGGCAAGTCCGTGGGTATCGTCGGCGGCGGTCTCGCGGGGCTGTCGGCCGCGGCGCTGTGCGCCCGCAATGGCCACGCGTGTTGCGTCTACGAGCGCGGGCCCCGGATGTGCGCGAGGCTCTACGGCCTCGACGAAAGCGCCTTGCCGGCCGCCGTGCTGGACCGTGAGATGGACGCGCTGCGCGGCGCGGGGGTGACGTTCGCGCTCGGGCGTGAAATCGCCGCGGATACCGCGATGGAATCGCTGCTGGCCCAGCACGACGCCGTAATCGTAGCGTGTGCGCTGCCGGTCCAGCGGGATGCGCGCATCTTCACGGCGGTCGAGGAACCGCTGCATGTGCGCGCCGTGGGAAGCGGCAAACGCGCGGCCATGGCCGTTGAACGCTGGTTCCTGGGTCTGCCGGAGGGGGGGCACAAACCCTTCAATTCAACGCTGGGCAACCGGCTTCACGCGGAGGACCTGGAACCATTCGCCGTCGAACGGCTGCGCAAGCCGGAGAGGCAAAGCGCGGCGGAACCCCTGGCGGCGGAAGCCGCGCGGTGCCTGCACTGCGACTGCCACAAGATTCACTCCTGCAAATTGCGCCAGTATGCCGAGGCGTACGGGTTGGGCCCGCAGATTCACCGGACGATGATGCGCGGGCCGATCGCACCCATCATGCGCCATGCCACGGTGCAGTTCGAGCCGGGCAAGTGCGTCAAGTGCGGCATTTGTGTCGCGATGACGCAGGCCGCCGGACTGGAATTCGGAATGACGTTCACGGGCCGCGGCCTGGAATCGCGCGTGTGCGCGGCCATGCGCGAAACGCTCGACGCGGGACTTGGCCCCGTGGCGGAAGCCTGCGCGCGGGCGTGTCCCACGGCGGCGCTGGCGCTGCGTGGAATGGAGGAGACGTCGTGA
- a CDS encoding PQQ-binding-like beta-propeller repeat protein — DWDLASGRNVLWTAEPPLGGTNSPVVWEKRLYLSGATDTAREVFCFDTETGALLWRYALQPMPGTPEKPPKVTEETSFAAPTMAAQGNLACALFGNGDLVCLDDAGTLKWGRNLGVPDNHYGHSSSLLAHGGTLIVQYDQKRNGKLLALDLADGREVWAAPRTHISWASPACVETPFGWQLLLNSSQDVSGYDPLSGKLLWRLECLDAEVATSPAYANGTVFAANDMTTAVAIRFEKDGAEPKPAIAWQYEDLLPDVSSPVGTGRHFFMATSRGEIVCLDAETGAETWMQEFDEGFYASPILAGDRIYAVDKAGTTIIFKAAGAYELVGAPRLDEETVATPAFVDGRIYVRTQSRLVCIAAS, encoded by the coding sequence TCGACTGGGACCTCGCTTCGGGGCGCAACGTCCTGTGGACAGCCGAGCCGCCGCTGGGCGGCACGAATTCGCCGGTTGTGTGGGAGAAGCGCTTGTACCTCAGCGGCGCGACAGACACCGCGCGCGAGGTGTTTTGCTTTGACACGGAGACGGGCGCGCTGCTTTGGCGCTATGCCCTGCAACCGATGCCCGGCACGCCGGAGAAACCGCCGAAGGTCACCGAGGAGACGAGTTTCGCCGCGCCGACGATGGCCGCGCAAGGGAATCTCGCGTGTGCGTTGTTCGGCAATGGCGACCTGGTTTGCCTGGATGACGCCGGAACGCTGAAATGGGGGAGGAATCTCGGCGTGCCCGACAATCACTATGGGCATTCTTCGTCGCTGCTCGCGCACGGCGGCACGCTCATCGTGCAATACGACCAGAAACGGAACGGCAAGCTGCTGGCGCTCGACCTTGCGGATGGCCGCGAGGTGTGGGCCGCGCCGCGCACCCACATTTCGTGGGCGTCGCCCGCGTGCGTCGAGACGCCTTTTGGCTGGCAGTTGCTGCTGAACTCGTCGCAGGACGTGTCGGGCTATGACCCGCTGTCGGGCAAGCTCCTGTGGCGGCTGGAATGTCTGGACGCGGAGGTGGCCACAAGCCCGGCGTACGCCAACGGGACCGTCTTTGCGGCAAACGACATGACCACGGCGGTGGCGATTCGTTTCGAGAAAGATGGCGCGGAACCGAAGCCCGCGATTGCCTGGCAATATGAAGACCTGCTGCCCGACGTGTCCAGCCCCGTCGGCACGGGGCGGCATTTCTTCATGGCGACATCGCGCGGCGAGATCGTGTGCCTCGACGCGGAGACCGGCGCGGAAACCTGGATGCAGGAGTTCGACGAGGGCTTCTATGCCTCTCCGATACTTGCCGGCGACCGCATCTACGCAGTGGACAAGGCCGGGACCACCATTATCTTCAAGGCGGCGGGCGCGTATGAGCTTGTCGGCGCGCCCCGGCTCGACGAGGAGACGGTTGCGACCCCGGCTTTTGTGGACGGCCGAATCTATGTGCGCACGCAGTCGCGCCTCGTGTGTATAGCGGCGTCATGA
- a CDS encoding NAD(P)H-dependent oxidoreductase subunit E encodes MTIESDIAATDRIIAACGTGRDAVIPILHAVQREFHYLPEAALRRICAMTEITAADLDSVSTFFPQFRRRPAGKHTISVCDGTACHLKGALDVHEAFLDTLGLRPGEDTDAKGEFTLQMVRCLGCCTLAPAVQVDGITYGHVTTESAPRILDDFRAQAGRGLGMPPMRDGRARHRGGEIRIGLGSCCVAGGSGAIREVLEETRARFGLDVHIKHVSCIGMCHQTPILEVVLPGGKKFTYAKVRAEDVPEIVVSHFRPTRLFARLRASVDGWLGRVYANEPERALDRYLLPPGSAAVQDFLGVQRRIATEFSGEASPTDLLEYRARGGFAALERVIRDRTPEAVIDVMDRSGLRGRGGAGFPTGRKWREVRHAPGMPKYIVCNGDEGDPGAFMDRMLLESYTFRVIEGMLIASVAIGAEHGIFYVRAEYPLAVQRVRAALKCCEEHGILGGAVLGSGHVFHAEVREGAGAFVCGEETALIASLEGRRPAPRLRPPFPARAGLHGCPTLVNNVETFSLVPWIIEHGAEAFAAIGTERSSGTKVFALAGKVRRGGLIEVPMGLTVRQIVEEAGGGVQDGHALKAVQIGGPSGGCIPAELAHLPVDYETLASAGSMIGSGGFVVMDETDCMVEMTRYFLSFTQLESCGKCVPCRVGTKLMLEILERCCRGEATAAELAELERLAVSVKKQSLCGLGRTAPNPVLTGLAHFRQEFEEHIAGRCPAHRCKALIRYTITDACIGCTKCAQVCPSDAIKPVPYQAHEIDQGKCIRCDACYRACPVNAVEVA; translated from the coding sequence ATGACCATCGAGAGCGACATAGCCGCGACCGACCGGATTATCGCCGCGTGCGGGACAGGCCGCGATGCGGTCATTCCCATCCTGCACGCGGTCCAGCGCGAGTTCCATTACCTGCCCGAAGCGGCGCTGCGCCGGATATGCGCGATGACGGAGATTACCGCCGCCGACCTGGACAGCGTCAGCACGTTTTTCCCGCAATTCCGCAGGCGTCCCGCCGGAAAGCACACCATTTCGGTGTGCGACGGGACGGCGTGCCATCTCAAGGGCGCGCTGGATGTGCACGAGGCGTTCCTGGACACCTTGGGGCTACGCCCGGGCGAAGACACGGACGCCAAGGGCGAGTTCACGCTGCAGATGGTGCGGTGTCTTGGTTGCTGCACGCTCGCGCCCGCCGTGCAGGTCGATGGCATCACGTATGGTCATGTTACGACGGAGTCTGCGCCGCGCATTCTGGATGACTTCCGCGCGCAGGCCGGGCGGGGCCTGGGCATGCCGCCCATGCGCGACGGCCGGGCCCGGCATCGTGGCGGCGAAATCCGCATCGGTCTTGGTTCGTGCTGCGTTGCGGGCGGCAGCGGCGCGATACGGGAAGTGCTGGAAGAAACGCGCGCGCGCTTCGGGCTGGACGTCCACATCAAGCACGTAAGCTGTATTGGCATGTGCCATCAGACGCCCATCCTGGAAGTGGTGCTCCCGGGCGGCAAGAAGTTTACTTACGCGAAGGTGCGCGCGGAAGACGTGCCCGAAATCGTCGTTTCCCATTTCCGTCCGACGCGCCTGTTCGCGCGCTTGCGCGCGTCCGTGGACGGCTGGTTGGGCCGCGTGTATGCCAACGAGCCGGAGCGCGCGCTTGATCGCTATCTGCTGCCGCCGGGCAGCGCGGCGGTCCAGGATTTCCTCGGTGTTCAGCGGCGCATCGCGACGGAATTCAGCGGCGAGGCCAGCCCGACGGATTTGCTGGAATACCGGGCGCGCGGCGGGTTCGCCGCCCTCGAACGGGTAATCCGGGACCGGACCCCGGAAGCAGTCATCGATGTGATGGACCGCAGCGGGCTGCGCGGGCGCGGCGGCGCGGGTTTTCCCACGGGCAGGAAGTGGCGCGAGGTGCGGCATGCCCCCGGCATGCCCAAGTATATCGTCTGCAACGGGGACGAGGGCGACCCCGGCGCGTTCATGGACCGCATGTTGCTCGAGTCGTACACGTTTCGCGTGATCGAGGGCATGCTGATTGCGTCGGTGGCGATTGGCGCGGAACACGGCATCTTCTATGTGCGCGCGGAGTATCCGCTGGCGGTGCAGCGCGTGCGTGCGGCCCTGAAATGCTGCGAAGAGCACGGGATTCTCGGCGGCGCCGTCCTCGGCAGCGGCCACGTCTTTCACGCGGAGGTGCGCGAAGGCGCGGGAGCGTTCGTCTGCGGCGAGGAGACCGCGCTGATCGCTTCTCTCGAGGGGCGCCGGCCGGCGCCGCGGCTGCGCCCGCCGTTTCCGGCGCGCGCGGGACTGCACGGGTGCCCGACGCTGGTCAACAACGTCGAGACGTTCTCGCTCGTGCCGTGGATCATCGAACACGGTGCGGAAGCCTTCGCGGCAATCGGGACGGAGCGCAGCAGCGGCACGAAAGTGTTCGCGCTGGCGGGCAAAGTGCGGCGCGGCGGCCTGATCGAGGTGCCCATGGGTCTGACCGTGCGCCAGATCGTCGAGGAAGCCGGCGGCGGCGTACAGGACGGGCATGCGCTCAAGGCCGTGCAGATTGGCGGGCCGTCGGGCGGCTGCATCCCGGCGGAACTCGCGCATCTCCCGGTGGACTACGAGACGCTCGCGTCGGCGGGCTCCATGATCGGCTCGGGCGGGTTCGTGGTGATGGACGAGACGGACTGCATGGTCGAAATGACGCGGTACTTTCTGTCCTTCACGCAGTTGGAGTCGTGCGGCAAATGCGTGCCGTGCCGCGTGGGCACGAAACTCATGCTCGAGATCCTGGAGCGCTGCTGCCGCGGCGAGGCGACGGCCGCGGAGCTCGCCGAACTCGAGCGGCTGGCCGTTTCCGTGAAGAAACAGAGCCTCTGCGGCCTGGGCCGGACCGCGCCGAATCCGGTATTGACAGGCTTGGCCCATTTCCGGCAGGAATTCGAGGAACATATCGCGGGGCGGTGTCCGGCGCACAGGTGCAAGGCCCTGATCCGCTATACGATTACCGATGCTTGCATCGGTTGCACGAAATGCGCGCAGGTATGCCCGTCGGACGCCATCAAGCCGGTTCCGTATCAGGCACACGAGATCGACCAGGGGAAATGCATCCGTTGCGATGCCTGTTACCGCGCATGCCCGGTCAACGCGGTAGAGGTGGCGTAG
- a CDS encoding PQQ-binding-like beta-propeller repeat protein has translation MKRGPSTLELAAAVLIVSGLAAAAVFWSWMSLPSVVEVTVRVPGADGAPPESSGTEAETDLAGQFRQFDGTPAQISGAWPRFRGPDFDNIVKDGIPLKDRWPDGEPREAWRVALGEGYAGPVVWNGRVYVLDYDMEAKADAVRCFSLEDGREIWRRSYSVVVKKNHGMSRTVPAVSGDYLVTMGPRCHVVCLDPVSGAFRWGIDLQRDIGANEPLWYTGQCPLIDGNAVVLAPGAPDALLMGVDCATGAPLWKTPNPNGWTMSHSSVMPMTLLGRRMYVYCAIGGAAGVAADGADAGALLWSFPWNARVVAPSPVAVGEDRVFLTAGYGEGGVMLRIKDVNGAYVPEVQYKHGPKDGLASEQQTPIYHDGLLYGIMPKDAGALRSQFVCYEPDGALVWSSGQAHRFGLGPFVLADGKFFVLSDEGELTMLRVSKSGYEELGKARVLTGHDAWGPLAVAGGRMLLRDLSQMVCVVVGTEG, from the coding sequence ATGAAGAGGGGACCGTCCACGCTGGAACTTGCCGCGGCCGTCCTGATTGTTTCCGGGCTTGCCGCGGCGGCGGTTTTCTGGTCCTGGATGTCCCTGCCGTCCGTGGTGGAAGTCACGGTGCGCGTGCCGGGCGCGGATGGCGCCCCGCCGGAATCCTCGGGTACGGAAGCGGAGACGGACCTGGCTGGCCAGTTCCGTCAATTCGACGGGACGCCCGCGCAGATTTCGGGGGCTTGGCCGCGGTTTCGCGGGCCGGATTTCGACAACATCGTCAAGGACGGGATTCCGCTCAAGGACCGGTGGCCGGACGGCGAACCCCGCGAGGCGTGGCGTGTCGCGCTCGGGGAGGGGTACGCCGGCCCCGTGGTCTGGAATGGACGGGTCTACGTCCTCGATTATGATATGGAGGCGAAGGCGGACGCGGTCCGGTGCTTCTCGCTGGAGGATGGCCGCGAGATTTGGCGGCGCTCCTATTCGGTGGTCGTGAAGAAGAACCACGGCATGTCGCGCACGGTGCCAGCCGTCAGCGGCGACTACCTGGTCACGATGGGGCCGCGGTGCCATGTGGTGTGCCTGGACCCGGTTTCGGGGGCGTTTCGCTGGGGAATCGACCTGCAGCGCGACATCGGCGCGAATGAACCGCTGTGGTACACGGGTCAATGCCCATTGATCGACGGGAACGCCGTCGTGCTGGCGCCGGGCGCGCCGGATGCGCTGCTCATGGGTGTGGACTGCGCAACGGGCGCGCCGCTTTGGAAGACGCCGAACCCGAACGGGTGGACCATGTCGCATTCGTCCGTCATGCCCATGACGCTGCTGGGGCGGCGGATGTATGTCTATTGCGCGATTGGCGGGGCCGCAGGCGTCGCGGCGGACGGCGCGGACGCAGGCGCGCTGCTCTGGTCGTTTCCGTGGAATGCGCGCGTGGTCGCGCCGTCGCCCGTGGCGGTGGGCGAGGACCGCGTATTCCTGACCGCGGGCTACGGCGAGGGGGGGGTGATGCTGCGAATCAAGGATGTCAACGGCGCTTACGTTCCGGAAGTCCAATACAAACACGGGCCGAAGGACGGCCTGGCGTCGGAGCAGCAGACGCCCATCTATCATGATGGCCTGCTATACGGCATAATGCCAAAGGACGCGGGCGCGCTGCGTTCTCAGTTCGTGTGTTACGAGCCGGACGGCGCGCTGGTGTGGTCGAGCGGGCAGGCCCACCGCTTTGGTCTCGGCCCGTTCGTGCTGGCCGACGGCAAGTTCTTTGTGCTGAGCGATGAGGGCGAACTGACGATGCTGCGCGTAAGCAAATCGGGCTACGAGGAACTCGGCAAGGCGCGCGTGCTGACCGGGCACGATGCGTGGGGCCCGCTTGCGGTGGCGGGCGGGCGCATGCTGTTGCGAGACCTGTCGCAGATGGTCTGCGTTGTGGTTGGAACGGAGGGCTAG
- a CDS encoding ferredoxin yields MGNERGVGRREFMRAAAAVAIGGGAALAARSSGSVTVWQIDPAKCTQCGRCATNCVLNPSAVKCVHSYEICGYCDLCGAYLQPGAKTQDTGAENELCPVAALRRTFIEEPFYQYTIDEPLCIGCGKCVKGCGQFGNGSLYLQIKRDLCVNCNECSIARNCPSSAISRVPLSKGYLLKRGAGAPESAG; encoded by the coding sequence ATGGGTAACGAACGAGGCGTGGGCAGGCGCGAATTCATGCGGGCAGCCGCGGCCGTGGCGATCGGCGGGGGCGCGGCGCTGGCGGCGCGCTCCAGCGGCAGCGTCACGGTCTGGCAGATTGACCCCGCGAAGTGCACGCAGTGCGGACGCTGCGCGACGAATTGCGTGCTGAATCCGTCGGCGGTCAAGTGCGTGCACTCATATGAGATTTGCGGCTATTGCGACTTGTGCGGCGCGTATCTGCAACCCGGCGCGAAGACGCAGGACACGGGCGCGGAAAACGAATTGTGCCCGGTGGCCGCGCTTCGGCGGACCTTTATCGAGGAGCCGTTCTATCAATACACGATTGACGAGCCTCTCTGCATCGGCTGCGGCAAGTGCGTGAAAGGCTGCGGCCAGTTCGGCAACGGCTCGCTGTACCTGCAAATCAAGCGCGACCTCTGCGTGAACTGCAATGAGTGCTCGATTGCGCGGAACTGTCCGTCCAGCGCCATTTCGCGGGTGCCCCTGAGCAAGGGATACCTGCTGAAACGCGGCGCCGGCGCGCCGGAGTCCGCCGGATGA
- a CDS encoding 4Fe-4S binding protein, translated as MTLRVAAVCGCIALFAAWAGAAEFRFPMPEFSSGYERPAMHTPPPALIPLGVDLALFAGTLAVTGYAVLRRRSRGMVLAVAVFSVAYFGFYRKGCVCSVGSIQNVLNAFIGDGAPVPLVVAVFFALPVLVALYFGRIFCAAVCPLGAVQELCAVRPAQVPRPVETVLGTLAHAYLGITVVGIVTGSGFLVCRYDPFIGFFRQGGSFNMLMAGGILLVLGAVIARPYCRFLCPYGVLLRWASLFSRWHASITPAACIQCRLCETACPYNAIEAPAPETVTETRRAGKRRVAAVLLAAPAAVLVAALAGMMAHGYLARLHPTVWLAERVAAENRGQVFESSIETDAFRASLKPEQELYAEAEAVRARFRTASAGFGAFLGLVFCARVLRMSVVRKSRDYAADRGACLSCARCFAYCPVEK; from the coding sequence ATGACGCTGCGCGTTGCGGCCGTGTGCGGATGCATTGCCCTGTTCGCGGCGTGGGCGGGCGCGGCGGAGTTTCGCTTCCCCATGCCGGAATTCAGTTCGGGCTACGAGCGGCCCGCCATGCACACGCCGCCCCCGGCACTGATTCCGCTGGGGGTAGACCTCGCCCTCTTCGCGGGCACGCTCGCAGTGACCGGCTATGCGGTGCTGCGCCGCAGATCGCGCGGGATGGTGCTCGCGGTGGCGGTCTTTTCTGTCGCGTATTTCGGGTTCTATCGCAAGGGTTGCGTCTGCTCCGTCGGTTCGATTCAGAACGTGCTCAACGCCTTTATAGGCGATGGCGCGCCTGTTCCGCTTGTTGTTGCGGTGTTCTTCGCCCTGCCAGTCCTTGTCGCGCTGTATTTCGGGCGCATCTTCTGCGCTGCGGTGTGCCCGCTCGGCGCGGTCCAGGAACTCTGCGCCGTGCGCCCGGCGCAGGTGCCGCGCCCGGTCGAAACCGTGCTGGGGACGCTTGCGCACGCATATCTGGGCATCACGGTCGTGGGCATTGTCACGGGCTCCGGCTTCTTGGTCTGCCGCTACGACCCATTCATCGGGTTCTTCCGGCAGGGTGGCAGTTTTAACATGCTCATGGCGGGCGGCATCCTGCTTGTCCTTGGCGCCGTTATCGCGCGGCCCTATTGCCGGTTTCTGTGTCCGTACGGCGTGCTCCTGCGCTGGGCGTCCCTGTTCTCGCGCTGGCATGCCTCGATTACGCCCGCGGCCTGCATTCAGTGCCGTCTGTGCGAGACGGCGTGCCCCTACAATGCGATTGAGGCGCCGGCCCCTGAAACGGTGACAGAAACGCGCCGCGCGGGCAAACGCCGCGTCGCCGCCGTGCTGCTGGCCGCGCCAGCCGCGGTCTTGGTCGCGGCTCTTGCCGGAATGATGGCGCACGGTTACCTGGCGCGCCTGCATCCGACAGTGTGGCTGGCGGAACGAGTGGCGGCGGAGAACCGGGGGCAGGTTTTCGAGTCCTCGATCGAAACCGACGCGTTTCGCGCGAGCCTGAAACCGGAGCAGGAGCTATACGCGGAGGCGGAAGCCGTGCGCGCGCGGTTCAGGACCGCCAGCGCGGGTTTCGGCGCGTTTCTGGGCCTGGTGTTTTGCGCGCGCGTCTTGCGCATGTCGGTGGTGCGGAAGTCGCGGGACTACGCGGCCGACCGCGGCGCGTGCCTGAGCTGTGCCCGGTGTTTCGCCTATTGCCCCGTGGAGAAAAA